ACCCAGCAGTTGatatccaagcatacaaccaggtggtacactacattagggctctgttctatcagttgtatttccttaggaagcaatgtgcagttaaAGTGGCTCTAGGAGggaaatggcgtgagtgtaggtatggcaaTGGAGTAGAGTCAAAGGGGGTaatcagctggatgtgcctggggtgtagccccatggaacatgataggaaatgtAGGGTAGAGGATTTGAAGAAATGTTTAGTGGGGGTAACAAGTGGAACAGGTAAAAAGGAAGTGTTGGAGAAGGTAAAAGATTTACtggagaagattggtgaagtggtggtacaattgggtaatgcccaggagaGGTTGGATAGGGGAAAGTCAGATCTACAGGGAGTGAGGCAGGCACTAAAGAATGTATTTGATGGGGTGAATGGTGGGGATCCATTCAGGACTGTACTACAGAATGTACTAGGGAAATTGGCGGAGGAGAAGGTGAAGGGACTAGAGGATAGTGGACTAGAGGGGGTGACTAAACTAAAGGAGGCTGCTACGAAGGCTAAGGCGGCACTACAGGAGGCTAAAGAGGCAGTAGGAagtggtagtggtgatATTGATCCATGTAAGAATGCAGTGAGTGCTGCTATCCACGGGTTTCATCAGGTATTGGAGGCATTGAAGGATTGGtgtaataaaataaatgcaAACGTTTGCCGACACAATATAAAAGACGCCATTATAAATGCCATCGACCAGctcatctccatctgcaactctcccaagtgcagTGCATGTGACTCACACTCCAAGAAGTGTGGCAAACAGCCAGTGTCCAAGTACTGTGacaaatgccaccaacaatacatggacggcaCACCatcccccctccaggcattcctcgaggacaGGCTAccaggttttagttgtaaAGAGGTGGTGGACGATGACACAGATAAAGACACAGTGTATCCCTccgctgcatcccacctagACCACTGTAATGGCTCCGGCCAGTGCTGTccactgccaatgggtttcagaaatcaattctatagtggcagtaCCACTGATAGTACCGGCAAACGCCTTTACGGCATCCTgtacttctttagtaatgagaacatgatgcagtcgtgtgtttatacactggtGAGGGTGacagcagcactcagtgccactacaccacaggtactgggtgacgtattcgggttctttaggggtggaATAGGGGAGAAGGAACAAGGAAAGAACAAGAATGATAGGGAAGTGCCATGTGGGCACACCAAGGACCCGTCTACAAAAGGAGAAAATGACTACTActgcggctggtgtgcctctgggttacgtgAAGAAGTAAaaaagatagagtggataccaaagggGTCGGACGCAGGAGGACAGTACATGAAGACTGTCGGTGATGCTCTGATTAATATTAAAGGCGAGAAGGACGCTACCAGTGACTCTCCACAGTCCAATAATACATCCCTATCACGACTCACtaagaactgccagtacctctcccccttaaccggtgaactctataccgcagtgagtgccaccttcggtggaacatacctctcatgggtactatatctatcagatgcgcttcattcaggactagagtcactgTCTGACGCATTCAagcagattgaatgccgtggATGCAAAGTCTGcgaccccaataagtgcaagaagggagcCCATGGTGACAATGGCGGtggacagtgtggatgccaatcaatcgtatcatgtaccggggtatTACCAgtgttgtatagacatggcttcagttacggtaacccattcaatctggaggggttCCACCAGAGGGATGGGAAGACGGATGGACAGTATGACATCGTGAAGGCCGGCGGTACTAAACGGTGTCATGAGTTCTTGGACAGTCTTCAGGATGTGATCGAGAACCAGCAGGACACATCTAAGGTCGCCTCTCAGAATCATCCACTGACAGAGCTCCTAAAGCAAGTCggccagctccaatacgacatacggctcccgtggatctttgtactgaccttagcctggctagtggcggtactgtaccttgcctttggtgccatatggccactggactggacacatatgaggtcacattggttacggggtggagcacaccagtggcagtctatgtggtataaggtgatgacgggacgcaaaggaatggaactggtggagtattttggtaggaggtagtggcaaagtagtggcgccttcggcgcaacagtgatataatgtggtagttagtatcgggggtagtaatgtggagcagtctagtggtagagttagaggaccaatgatactcataaggtatacatagagttatagtggcaatgttagtaaaggtttagtactggttttattaaaattttgggtcgtacgtccagtacaagcttagtaggattttggtaaaggtttggcattagatgtgataaatgtttcatagaactgTAGTGGCAcctttggtaaaagtttcacaaaagtttagtaatagttttgttgaatgtttggtataactttggcaaatgtttcacagaagtttagtagcacctttgctgaaagtttggtataactgtggcaaatgtttcacagaaaactagtagcacttttggtgaatgtttggtataactttggcaaatgtttcacagaagtttagtaatagttttgttaaatgtttggtataaaagtagtagttgttagggttggtgatatggataggattac
This is a stretch of genomic DNA from Babesia bovis T2Bo chromosome 1, whole genome shotgun sequence. It encodes these proteins:
- a CDS encoding variant erythrocyte surface antigen-1 alpha subunit, with translation MAPASTFTPKASLCDSPTNLKEAIDWVLRVTGRDGKALNKDNGECICGLAAAVTDLLQSVEIEYNGYQGDVKDSATTNKGATKEEVTNHLNELFSLVQGLGGTAVVRTYIDQLAQVLSALVGWSKIVKCENGGKCKTVHSSDLNGNPHGSDGCKYLEDKDSENKCDDCGCMKWKVFKDIDWVQLGRGCTRCKGSGSEEEAKKKPCGCSTGGSDSCSAGKECKCAKEGKCCKCCCTGCRGKCNEKAKCSCIEEGKNFGHDEYHKDSYRSAYPSGTVYTRDSFVESKQVDVKPYWNDLTNSPDRNHCARILLGSVCLIWSGITYMHWTGKYEKTSPRWNNHILDGSGLDDGTLSQWLQALGFPKDMLNDKGPKNRLDQVIWDGFMGRLFLGFTHPSGSGAVDGNTAKQPYHMNYAGFVHTAHRDSFNNEARVFPNGSGSSTTGQISDTNQHKIGAIFKLYILSCAYFTGLQKKTTHSTPRNPKTIREILYWLSALPYSQAYKDMLGYAKERLAEVLKKPGDNASTTEQSELKFHQTGRWHPITVHQYNLFAHFQAVTQYCPLVLIGIQGGIHSATKGTDRTMEPAIHSLYSNTECHFTYPAVDIQAYNQVVHYIRALFYQLYFLRKQCAVKVALGGKWRECRYGNGVESKGVISWMCLGCSPMEHDRKCRVEDLKKCLVGVTSGTGKKEVLEKVKDLLEKIGEVVVQLGNAQERLDRGKSDLQGVRQALKNVFDGVNGGDPFRTVLQNVLGKLAEEKVKGLEDSGLEGVTKLKEAATKAKAALQEAKEAVGSGSGDIDPCKNAVSAAIHGFHQVLEALKDWCNKINANVCRHNIKDAIINAIDQLISICNSPKCSACDSHSKKCGKQPVSKYCDKCHQQYMDGTPSPLQAFLEDRLPGFSCKEVVDDDTDKDTVYPSAASHLDHCNGSGQCCPLPMGFRNQFYSGSTTDSTGKRLYGILYFFSNENMMQSCVYTLVRVTAALSATTPQVLGDVFGFFRGGIGEKEQGKNKNDREVPCGHTKDPSTKGENDYYCGWCASGLREEVKKIEWIPKGSDAGGQYMKTVGDALINIKGEKDATSDSPQSNNTSLSRLTKNCQYLSPLTGELYTAVSATFGGTYLSWVLYLSDALHSGLESLSDAFKQIECRGCKVCDPNKCKKGAHGDNGGGQCGCQSIVSCTGVLPVLYRHGFSYGNPFNLEGFHQRDGKTDGQYDIVKAGGTKRCHEFLDSLQDVIENQQDTSKVASQNHPLTELLKQVGQLQYDIRLPWIFVLTLAWLVAVLYLAFGAIWPLDWTHMRSHWLRGGAHQWQSMWYKVMTGRKGMELVEYFGRR